One window of Methanogenium organophilum genomic DNA carries:
- a CDS encoding tetratricopeptide repeat protein, producing the protein MDFNTAPIRDFLWESYGIYTTTEFLKSVQDCSQNEKKERFINHSLDNLLLYRVKHDPGFHLFVRDKVHSDFLLQERVCHIVLYLFGETSKLFSFKGEVLAPKGLTEIMMRAEKEGKNPLEEALVFSQESSEIQHYMAERAIQERDAKVKYLQARLEEAVEHMDNELEMIAIRQQMLDHGTGKYFGHVLAADDLLFPAAGLTENIQHAANSFVFSNLKFRGLYLPDSKNKAQDAFLHTCIPWIMPYESLLENVIFGKSTSTAGDEWKNVLDLWKFEADVSTIATYEWFLTLSSQEKISFLNGDYHFQLRDDLLQMMAKSDTESFDVMTFRMNHLFRANYFEHAAKMGEFLFKAQKKGNNKYFIASSIATYYREYEDYHNAMKWYGIAKKLTKKLDPASKIHKEFIEWKNCAEMGYYIHGSEHFRKEIDHIIRDSQKLPVLLRSVVVYNIAEACRRTGHYNMEYDHLTDFIDLADPNEPQFAESFEAALQRIGMYNQLPSADYTKIREYDNSQIEKVYHRRCRASSLSFQYEDGMHWIDCLIKLNPQAYQYQEKAVLYRHIGENDKAISFYRIAAEKATDNRNKSFCLISIALLEAKKSGSVNANIQDMITSALSSLPNMGKMDAEPDVYAILNPIIYEIVGWSDTSLKYQFLDALVRSYQKGGLTDNICLSIGTVFFSHSLCSDAREWFERALSSADLESEEARIMSLIADTFFAEGNSETAGKWFKQAHQKNSESAECLAGVARCHTALMEYDLAEGAIRQARLIDPNNTDYRKMEEEIKTLASHVISLKRIESVEVKKIFRTGDWLLFSVFNAQERDEYDIGPVVIQYGKGVEKMLYDVILRPIRETMRRNTSYIMPDGGVKKELWNGSKSIARLPPSLKSVFGKREKSLALGQWEHLMKDIGKAKTNPVASCFGKMLAENGFDESKLNKIGRLCSDLSYERNGAAHISFYTREEVQEKRGEMVTIINAIIGLVPQRVGNDSS; encoded by the coding sequence ATGGATTTCAATACTGCACCAATTCGTGATTTTCTCTGGGAATCGTATGGTATTTATACAACAACAGAATTTCTAAAATCTGTTCAGGATTGTTCACAGAATGAAAAAAAAGAACGATTCATCAACCATTCCCTTGACAATCTATTACTGTACCGGGTAAAACATGATCCCGGATTCCACCTCTTTGTGAGGGACAAGGTACATTCCGATTTTCTCCTTCAGGAGCGTGTATGCCATATTGTACTCTACCTCTTCGGTGAAACATCGAAATTGTTTTCATTTAAAGGGGAAGTGTTAGCTCCGAAGGGTTTGACTGAAATCATGATGAGAGCTGAAAAAGAGGGGAAAAATCCCCTTGAGGAGGCACTCGTATTTTCACAGGAATCGTCTGAAATTCAGCATTATATGGCAGAACGGGCGATTCAGGAGAGGGATGCCAAGGTAAAGTATCTCCAGGCACGATTGGAAGAGGCTGTAGAACATATGGACAATGAACTTGAGATGATTGCTATACGCCAGCAGATGCTTGACCATGGGACAGGAAAATATTTTGGTCATGTGCTTGCAGCTGACGATCTCCTCTTTCCCGCTGCAGGGCTTACTGAAAATATCCAACATGCAGCAAACAGTTTTGTTTTCAGCAATCTCAAATTCAGAGGACTTTACCTCCCTGACTCAAAAAATAAGGCACAGGATGCGTTTCTACACACCTGTATTCCGTGGATTATGCCATATGAGAGTCTTCTGGAAAATGTAATATTCGGAAAAAGCACATCCACTGCAGGAGATGAGTGGAAAAATGTCTTAGATCTCTGGAAATTTGAGGCAGACGTCTCGACCATAGCGACTTATGAATGGTTTTTAACACTCTCTAGTCAGGAAAAAATTTCATTTCTAAACGGAGACTATCACTTTCAATTACGCGATGATCTGCTCCAAATGATGGCTAAATCTGATACCGAATCATTTGATGTGATGACGTTCAGAATGAATCACCTATTTCGTGCCAACTATTTTGAGCATGCGGCAAAAATGGGGGAATTTTTGTTCAAGGCTCAAAAGAAAGGAAATAATAAATATTTCATTGCAAGCAGCATCGCTACGTATTATCGCGAATACGAAGACTATCACAATGCAATGAAATGGTATGGAATCGCGAAGAAGCTGACAAAAAAACTGGATCCTGCAAGCAAGATACATAAGGAATTTATCGAATGGAAAAATTGTGCTGAAATGGGATACTATATCCATGGCAGTGAACACTTCAGAAAAGAGATCGATCATATAATCCGCGATTCACAGAAGCTGCCGGTATTACTCCGCAGTGTGGTTGTATATAATATCGCTGAGGCTTGCCGTAGGACAGGTCATTACAATATGGAATATGATCATCTGACTGATTTTATTGATCTTGCAGATCCTAACGAACCACAATTTGCCGAGTCATTTGAAGCTGCTTTACAAAGGATTGGCATGTATAATCAGCTCCCCTCGGCTGACTATACAAAAATCAGGGAGTATGATAATTCACAAATTGAAAAGGTGTATCATAGACGGTGTAGGGCCTCATCACTGTCGTTTCAGTATGAAGATGGGATGCATTGGATTGATTGCCTCATAAAATTAAATCCCCAAGCATATCAATATCAGGAAAAAGCAGTATTATATCGACATATTGGTGAGAACGATAAAGCAATTTCTTTCTATCGCATTGCTGCCGAAAAAGCAACTGATAATCGAAATAAATCCTTTTGTCTCATCTCCATCGCATTACTTGAAGCAAAGAAAAGTGGGAGTGTTAATGCAAATATTCAGGACATGATCACCTCTGCTCTCTCATCCCTTCCCAATATGGGAAAAATGGATGCAGAGCCAGATGTGTATGCCATTCTTAACCCCATAATTTATGAAATTGTTGGATGGTCAGATACTTCGTTAAAATACCAATTTCTCGATGCCTTAGTTAGATCATATCAGAAAGGCGGTTTAACAGACAATATTTGTCTCTCTATTGGAACAGTGTTTTTCTCACATAGCCTTTGTTCTGATGCACGGGAATGGTTTGAGCGTGCTCTTTCGTCTGCAGATTTGGAATCTGAAGAGGCACGGATCATGTCACTTATTGCAGATACATTCTTTGCTGAGGGGAATTCAGAAACAGCCGGTAAATGGTTCAAACAGGCACACCAGAAAAATTCTGAATCAGCAGAATGCCTTGCCGGAGTTGCACGGTGTCATACTGCACTCATGGAATACGATTTGGCAGAAGGTGCAATACGGCAGGCTCGGTTGATCGATCCTAATAATACTGACTATCGTAAAATGGAAGAGGAGATCAAGACCCTTGCCTCCCATGTAATCAGCCTGAAACGTATAGAATCAGTTGAGGTCAAGAAGATATTTAGAACCGGGGACTGGCTTCTCTTCAGTGTATTCAATGCACAGGAAAGGGATGAGTATGATATTGGGCCGGTTGTCATCCAGTATGGCAAAGGTGTGGAAAAAATGCTCTATGATGTTATTCTCAGGCCGATCCGCGAGACAATGCGAAGGAATACATCATATATAATGCCAGATGGTGGTGTGAAGAAAGAGTTGTGGAATGGGTCAAAATCCATTGCACGACTTCCCCCGTCATTGAAAAGCGTTTTTGGTAAAAGGGAAAAATCACTTGCACTCGGCCAATGGGAACACCTCATGAAAGACATTGGCAAAGCAAAAACGAATCCTGTGGCGTCTTGCTTTGGAAAGATGCTTGCCGAAAATGGATTTGACGAAAGTAAACTCAATAAAATTGGAAGGCTGTGCAGCGATCTATCATATGAGCGGAACGGTGCTGCACATATTTCATTTTATACTCGTGAGGAAGTGCAGGAAAAGAGGGGCGAAATGGTTACAATTATCAATGCTATCATAGGATTAGTCCCGCAAAGAGTGGGAAATGACTCCTCATAA
- a CDS encoding DEAD/DEAH box helicase — translation MAESPFDPIEALGFIRSSYRSFVNSFQKFKNPVIKEWIEQSIDEGTLLYKGPYIELNRRFEQGVPFSSLVQQNAIHAFTPFCFTVTPGNRDADLISLYKHQSDAISSITSGNNTIIATGTGSGKSFCFGIPVVSECLSMQDKGIAGIKAIFVYPMNALANSQYDDFAKRLHNSGLKIAIYTGDTPHSKVDALTQYIQRTGRTEPYDSELLSREEIHKTPPDILITNYVMLEYILTRFEDKKLFPAESLGVLRYLVLDEIHTYTGKKGADAAYLIRRLKQHTGTIGALRCIGTSATVQAKEDEDAESAIAAFASKLFGEPFCKESVIGESYIHPPHEGDGILPDSVKIDAIPDYFSEPTPDYLKEITENLLGRPLEVENPTPRYLGEVLGKQKTVQFIETSLKDQILSVDELVNTYWADVRDKKVSREDAENEIRAAFYAGMHAEIDVAGVRQRRLIPKIHMVFSQGREIKSCLSAGDPHLHDAGEVTCPICAKKGKTRQTFPMVFCRSCGQEYYSVEIMPNGELKPRELDNPGKEGRACYLYKGTFENGESSPPDTWYTPKGAVKKKFEQYIEPNTALYCPDCNKIYTSDDDKEPCICADKIPVTILPAPFLFCPSDGCGVTYDRRTRKEFSKLFSFGTVGRSTATDVLVSQMLNTLPYDERKVIAFSDNRQDTALQAAHMNNIQKRIHFRRSMYQTLLESDEPLQLMDMGEEIYQILKEHKNEGALPPFAKNSGGGRMKATKNAERTYRRYLLLNAILELASTRQKNQPNLEDVGLLKVGYNNLDDVASEPSIWKDEPVLSETTAIVREDYLKGVLDIMRYNTAIHSEYFLDPLKFAEELQRSLDEQVLFHNELLSSRPTGYSDTASTNRYEATVYRLTHPNGTLVKWTKKVFGDIDTEAAQNIIQYTTTCLLEEGALIEENIPRTGRILMIDPEAIYLSLTDSSRQKVCKKCGQVHHFHTLDLCTGANCKGLIEQDLGANYFRIEYKKPFTQVVPLYAEEHSGQIDGTIRKDLEIRFRTPEEPVNVIVCTPTMELGIDIGTLSAVYMRNVPPSPSNYAQRAGRAGRKSQSSMIITFCGVGSRRGPHDQYFYRYPEQIIAGKISAPRFLMDNRNLIRSHIHALILETITVKIPQRIDGIINFDEEDTLPFYKDVGGGMDDELLGKETLRDTVSTHRIDIITAIQQAIAQEISEYDWLNTGYIEEAVESFVDELDHAFNLFRDEYKSLLRELTEVDILIRKGKINEKQRRGFANRRASIEHKISIMKSGGGDFMTYRYLGSQGFLPNYGFPTQVTSLEISYRGLYGAEEAELKRDRSIALSEYAPGNSVYFSGGRYSIRTPRLRTENNQPAMTRVMTCPFCEAVYMEDSEIDFTGGACRICGGTLENTFAYPHAIEMPDQRAETRSGITSDEEERQRLGYEITHHYTPSTNRRFWEIKEDETTLAKVAYDHYGRIVSINHGPRSLEDDEPQVGFTLCTACNRWITGKNGVREHLDQHNEKKRCWRNGTEDDIIRNIILFTDSTHDVIKIDIPEPIDKNGEPLDRIQYESFYITLAQAIVEGLQISMNVDIDEVKYFLMPDPDDSDKKSIVLYETAEGGAGMLESFIKRGAFNDVILQARTILHEFDEKKCDRACYECLCNYYNQYYHDKLNRNLVLPLLKKLHSSNIEAVQSDEGAHKDGLTELIDECQSEFEKSFLSEVSTAGLPLPSHAQYIIFDNGAPVSTADFAYLKSGRSLLIFIDGPDHDNPSIAQDDQRKRDHLDLLGYSVFTITHREDLKQRIRDLGSILE, via the coding sequence ATGGCAGAATCCCCGTTTGATCCCATTGAAGCACTCGGCTTTATTCGGTCCTCGTACAGAAGTTTTGTAAATTCATTTCAAAAATTTAAAAATCCCGTTATCAAAGAGTGGATTGAACAGAGTATTGATGAAGGTACTCTGCTGTATAAGGGTCCGTATATTGAACTAAACCGCCGGTTTGAGCAAGGTGTTCCATTTTCTTCACTTGTTCAGCAGAACGCAATTCATGCATTTACTCCATTCTGTTTCACGGTAACGCCCGGAAATCGTGATGCAGACCTGATATCGCTCTACAAGCATCAAAGTGATGCAATCTCATCCATAACATCGGGAAACAATACTATCATCGCCACAGGAACAGGATCGGGAAAATCATTCTGTTTTGGCATACCCGTTGTATCAGAGTGCCTTTCAATGCAGGACAAGGGAATTGCAGGAATTAAAGCGATCTTTGTCTATCCCATGAATGCTCTTGCAAATTCCCAGTACGATGATTTTGCAAAGCGTTTGCATAACTCCGGTCTGAAGATTGCCATTTATACCGGGGATACGCCCCATTCAAAAGTGGATGCACTTACACAGTATATCCAGCGTACCGGACGAACTGAACCATATGACAGTGAGCTCCTCTCCCGCGAAGAGATTCACAAAACACCCCCCGATATTTTGATCACAAACTATGTCATGCTCGAATATATTCTCACACGTTTTGAGGATAAAAAGTTATTTCCGGCAGAAAGCCTCGGTGTTTTGCGATATCTGGTGCTGGATGAAATCCACACATACACCGGGAAAAAGGGGGCGGATGCAGCATATCTGATACGAAGACTCAAGCAACATACCGGGACGATAGGGGCACTCCGGTGTATCGGGACCAGTGCAACGGTCCAGGCAAAGGAGGATGAAGATGCAGAATCAGCAATTGCTGCATTTGCATCAAAACTCTTTGGTGAGCCATTTTGCAAAGAATCGGTGATAGGTGAATCATATATTCATCCTCCCCATGAAGGAGATGGAATTCTCCCAGACAGTGTCAAAATCGATGCCATTCCGGATTATTTCTCAGAACCAACACCTGACTATCTCAAAGAGATCACCGAAAACCTGCTTGGAAGACCACTCGAAGTCGAAAATCCCACTCCCCGGTATCTTGGAGAGGTGCTGGGAAAGCAAAAAACGGTCCAGTTTATTGAAACATCATTAAAAGATCAGATTTTGAGTGTTGATGAACTCGTTAACACATATTGGGCCGATGTCCGGGACAAGAAGGTATCAAGAGAAGATGCAGAAAATGAAATCCGTGCTGCATTTTATGCAGGAATGCATGCTGAGATTGATGTTGCCGGGGTCAGGCAGCGACGGCTTATTCCAAAAATTCACATGGTCTTCTCACAGGGGAGGGAGATCAAGAGTTGCCTGTCTGCAGGTGATCCCCACCTTCATGATGCAGGAGAGGTCACCTGCCCAATATGTGCAAAAAAAGGGAAGACACGACAGACATTTCCCATGGTATTCTGCCGGTCATGTGGTCAGGAATATTACAGTGTTGAAATTATGCCCAATGGGGAGTTAAAACCCCGGGAACTGGACAATCCGGGAAAAGAAGGACGGGCATGCTACCTATACAAAGGAACATTTGAGAATGGGGAATCATCCCCACCGGATACATGGTATACACCAAAAGGGGCAGTGAAAAAGAAATTTGAACAGTACATTGAGCCAAATACAGCTCTGTATTGCCCGGATTGCAACAAAATCTATACCAGTGATGACGATAAGGAGCCATGTATCTGTGCAGATAAAATACCAGTGACCATCCTCCCCGCACCGTTTCTGTTTTGTCCTTCGGATGGGTGTGGTGTTACCTATGACCGAAGGACCAGAAAGGAATTTAGCAAATTATTCTCCTTTGGCACCGTGGGCCGATCGACCGCCACAGACGTTCTGGTATCCCAGATGCTTAACACCCTTCCCTATGATGAGAGAAAGGTCATTGCATTCTCCGACAATCGTCAGGACACTGCCCTTCAGGCAGCCCATATGAATAATATTCAAAAGCGGATTCACTTCCGGCGGTCAATGTATCAGACCCTATTGGAATCAGATGAACCACTGCAGCTTATGGATATGGGTGAGGAGATTTACCAGATACTGAAAGAACATAAAAATGAAGGAGCATTACCGCCGTTTGCAAAAAATTCCGGAGGCGGACGGATGAAGGCAACAAAAAATGCCGAGCGGACGTATCGGAGATATCTACTCTTGAATGCCATTCTTGAGCTGGCATCAACACGGCAGAAAAATCAGCCGAACCTAGAAGATGTCGGCCTTCTCAAAGTCGGATACAACAATCTGGATGATGTGGCATCAGAGCCATCAATCTGGAAAGATGAACCGGTTCTTTCGGAAACAACTGCTATTGTGCGTGAGGATTATCTCAAGGGGGTTCTTGACATTATGCGGTATAATACTGCAATCCACTCCGAGTATTTCCTTGACCCCCTAAAATTTGCAGAAGAACTGCAGCGTTCACTGGATGAACAGGTGCTATTTCACAATGAACTCCTGAGTAGCAGACCCACGGGATACAGCGATACTGCCTCAACCAACCGATATGAAGCCACTGTCTATCGGTTGACACATCCCAATGGAACACTTGTAAAATGGACCAAAAAAGTATTTGGGGACATAGACACTGAGGCTGCTCAAAATATCATTCAGTACACCACTACCTGCCTTCTGGAAGAAGGTGCTCTTATTGAAGAAAATATTCCCCGAACCGGCAGGATTTTGATGATCGATCCTGAGGCAATATATCTGTCTCTTACCGATTCGTCCCGTCAGAAAGTCTGTAAAAAATGTGGACAGGTCCATCATTTTCATACTTTAGACCTTTGTACGGGTGCAAATTGTAAAGGACTGATTGAGCAGGATCTGGGTGCGAATTATTTCAGGATTGAATACAAAAAACCCTTCACGCAGGTTGTCCCCCTCTATGCTGAGGAACACAGCGGGCAAATTGACGGTACAATCAGAAAAGACCTGGAGATACGATTCAGAACTCCCGAGGAACCGGTCAATGTTATTGTCTGCACACCCACAATGGAATTGGGAATTGATATCGGCACACTTTCAGCTGTATATATGCGAAATGTGCCTCCCTCACCTTCGAACTATGCACAACGGGCCGGACGTGCCGGACGTAAGTCACAGTCTTCCATGATCATCACATTCTGTGGTGTCGGTTCACGAAGGGGGCCACATGATCAGTATTTCTACCGGTATCCGGAGCAAATCATTGCTGGAAAAATATCTGCACCACGTTTCCTCATGGATAATCGGAATCTAATTCGTTCACACATACATGCGCTGATTCTGGAGACAATAACTGTGAAAATACCACAGCGTATTGATGGAATCATCAATTTTGATGAGGAGGACACCCTCCCCTTTTATAAGGACGTAGGTGGGGGGATGGATGACGAACTTCTTGGGAAAGAGACCCTGCGTGACACAGTTTCAACCCACAGAATTGATATCATTACTGCCATTCAACAGGCAATTGCACAGGAAATTTCGGAGTATGACTGGTTAAACACTGGGTATATTGAGGAGGCAGTAGAATCGTTTGTTGATGAATTGGACCATGCATTCAATCTGTTCCGTGATGAATACAAATCGCTCCTTCGTGAACTGACCGAAGTTGACATACTCATTCGGAAAGGCAAAATTAATGAAAAACAGAGAAGGGGATTTGCAAATCGCCGGGCCTCAATTGAACACAAAATCTCAATAATGAAATCCGGTGGTGGAGATTTTATGACCTACCGATATCTCGGAAGTCAGGGATTTTTACCAAACTATGGGTTCCCAACACAGGTCACATCTCTTGAAATCAGCTATCGTGGTCTTTATGGTGCAGAAGAGGCGGAACTCAAGCGTGATCGGAGTATCGCCCTGAGTGAATATGCTCCTGGCAACAGTGTGTACTTCAGTGGTGGACGGTACTCTATTCGCACCCCCCGGCTGCGGACTGAAAATAACCAACCTGCCATGACCCGGGTGATGACATGCCCCTTCTGTGAGGCAGTCTATATGGAAGACAGTGAGATCGATTTTACCGGGGGGGCATGCCGTATCTGTGGGGGGACACTCGAGAATACATTTGCATACCCACATGCCATTGAGATGCCTGACCAACGGGCTGAGACACGGTCTGGCATTACCAGTGATGAAGAGGAGCGTCAGAGGCTGGGGTATGAAATCACGCACCACTATACACCAAGCACCAACCGTCGTTTCTGGGAAATAAAAGAAGATGAAACAACACTGGCCAAAGTGGCCTATGACCACTATGGCAGAATTGTAAGTATCAACCATGGCCCACGTAGCCTTGAAGATGACGAACCACAGGTTGGATTTACCCTTTGTACCGCCTGCAACAGATGGATTACCGGGAAAAACGGGGTAAGGGAGCATCTTGATCAGCACAATGAAAAGAAACGGTGCTGGAGAAATGGGACTGAAGATGATATTATTCGAAATATCATCTTGTTTACCGATTCAACGCATGATGTGATCAAGATCGATATCCCTGAACCTATTGATAAAAATGGGGAGCCACTAGATCGGATTCAATACGAATCCTTCTACATCACATTGGCACAGGCAATTGTTGAAGGTCTTCAGATCAGTATGAATGTGGATATCGATGAAGTGAAATATTTCCTCATGCCTGACCCCGATGACAGCGACAAAAAGAGCATTGTTCTTTATGAAACAGCAGAAGGAGGTGCAGGAATGCTTGAATCATTTATCAAACGGGGGGCATTCAATGACGTAATCCTTCAGGCCCGTACAATACTTCATGAATTCGATGAGAAAAAATGTGATCGTGCATGCTATGAGTGTCTCTGTAATTATTACAACCAATATTATCACGATAAGCTAAATCGGAACCTTGTCCTACCCCTCCTGAAAAAACTGCATTCATCAAATATTGAAGCGGTTCAGTCAGATGAAGGCGCACACAAAGATGGACTGACTGAACTTATCGATGAGTGCCAGTCAGAGTTTGAGAAATCATTTTTAAGTGAGGTATCAACCGCAGGGTTGCCCCTCCCCTCACACGCCCAGTACATCATATTTGATAATGGAGCCCCTGTCTCAACTGCAGACTTTGCATACCTCAAGAGTGGCCGGTCTCTGTTAATCTTCATAGACGGCCCGGATCATGATAATCCCTCGATTGCCCAAGATGATCAAAGGAAAAGAGACCATTTGGATCTCTTAGGATATTCGGTATTTACCATAACACACCGTGAGGATCTCAAACAAAGGATTCGGGATTTGGGATCAATTCTTGAATAA
- a CDS encoding viperin family antiviral radical SAM protein, with translation MTSPSTIRSVNWHLISSCNYACRFCFAQNLGEAPVPYAEGVEILTRLAESGMDKINFAGGEPLLHPQLFDYCREAHGLGMTVSITTNGSLLSDDLVHAHSNYIDWIALSVDSAFEHIEERLGRGRGGHVRHAIQTADAIRDAGIRLKVNTTVTSLSWTEDMTGFINRTSPDRWKVLQMLHIRGENDDAVDDLSVTHGQFQAFINRHSDLVLRNGVKPVFESADMIESSYFMVTPGGMVKTDTDRIIRKYPLDDVLQYGVSEYVSEGQYIGRGGVYEW, from the coding sequence ATGACATCTCCGTCAACCATCCGGTCCGTGAACTGGCATCTGATCTCCTCCTGCAACTATGCCTGCCGGTTCTGTTTTGCACAAAACCTTGGTGAGGCCCCTGTCCCTTATGCAGAGGGGGTGGAAATTCTGACCCGTCTGGCTGAATCAGGTATGGATAAAATCAATTTTGCCGGTGGTGAGCCACTGCTTCATCCGCAACTCTTTGACTACTGTCGTGAGGCACATGGCCTTGGCATGACAGTCTCTATAACCACAAATGGATCGCTTCTCTCTGATGATCTGGTGCATGCCCATAGTAACTATATTGACTGGATTGCACTCTCTGTCGACTCAGCATTCGAGCATATAGAGGAACGTCTTGGACGGGGACGTGGAGGGCATGTCAGGCACGCTATACAGACTGCAGATGCAATACGTGATGCTGGTATACGTCTGAAGGTAAATACAACTGTGACGTCATTGAGCTGGACGGAGGACATGACGGGTTTCATCAACAGGACCTCACCCGACCGCTGGAAGGTGCTTCAGATGCTTCATATCAGAGGAGAAAACGATGATGCAGTGGATGACCTCTCGGTTACCCACGGCCAGTTTCAGGCCTTTATCAATCGCCACAGCGATCTTGTTCTCCGGAACGGGGTGAAGCCGGTGTTTGAATCTGCAGATATGATCGAGAGTTCATATTTCATGGTGACACCCGGTGGTATGGTCAAGACTGATACGGACCGGATTATCAGGAAATATCCACTGGATGATGTGCTTCAATATGGAGTGTCAGAATATGTCAGTGAAGGGCAGTATATTGGGAGGGGAGGGGTGTATGAATGGTGA